The DNA window GATTCCTCTCATTAAAAGTCGAGGAGCTAACTCAAAGACAGTTCTAAATCTAATCCAATACATGCAAAAATTACTTCGAACAAGGTACAGCAAAACTAAAAAGCAGATCCATCTCagtaaaagttatacttctCACATCAGAGTTATAGCAAAACTAgtatttaatttcaatttttcacaaaacaaaatcatttcTGTTGAAACTAATCTTAATCTTATTATATAACCATTCAAATAAGCACTTCTGACAGTTTCCAAAAGTTTTATTGGTACAACAAGTATCAAGAACCTGGTAAAGAGTCATTAATTCTGTCAGTAATTATTATCGAGCCATCATCATTTCTCAACATAACTCAGTCTGTATCATGTTGAAGTCAATCCAGAGCATCTTAAATGACAGAATCACCAACATATCTTTAGTTAGGCATTCTTACATGGGCCCAATCTGACTTCTATATGCCATCacctagcaagttcagactgaGATGTCGTAATTCTTGAATCCAAACTGAGTTTTTCTGGTCCACAGAGTCAATCAGCCACAAAATTGGACCATCTTTCAGAAACACGAGGCTTTTGTAAAATGCTAAACAACTTAAACGTTTGAGAAAACTCAGATTAAAGAACATGATAACCTAAGAATTTGAGACCAATAAAGACAGGCCATAACCATGTATTGATTAAGTTAAGAATATTCTCATCTTTAAAGGATTTCTCCCCAAAAGTACATTATCTCATCACATGTTAAAAAAACATATAGCACAATGATGCTGATATTTGAGAACGAGTTATCTCACAAGTGAACATGAGAGAGCATACAAACACAGAATGAGAATTTACCTGGACATAGGCATACTTATTAAAAAACCGAACAAGAGTCTCCACAAGATTAAAGAGAAAATCAACACAGCAAAGCAAGCACTCATTCTTGCCTATCTTTGACCGTAGACCCCTGATCTGAAATGTATTTTACAGTTATCATAATGAAATGAGTATGTAAGCATGAAGCAGTTGACGAAAAGCAAGTGCCAGAGAATGCACCTCCCACCGCAGAGTCCGAATTGCAGCTGTAAAGAGTGATCCATAGCAAATGCTTCCAAACGATGTTGTCAGAGCATATCTTAGGGATTTCAGCACCGATTTACGAGGCATTGATGCTGCTTCACGACCATCATGAATAAGAACAAGAAAAACCATCCCAGACACTATAACATGTACAGTATTACACAGGACTGCTCCTGTCCAGAATAAGCTAACTGAGAGAACCTGAGCATGCAATCAACAGGATAATTATGATCACTAATAATTAGCTGGGTTTGTTGCAATGGAGCTTAACTACATTTGTATCGTAACAACACATGTAATATCAAGCAAAACTTGCCAGCTCACCATAAGAAGCCACCACCGTCCACCATCACCCATGCTGGAAGCCACTACACCAGCCGCTCCAAAAGACCATATTCCCATCCACAAAAGCATGGCTAGCATAAATGCACACACAACTCTCTTCGCTTCAGGAAGACTCCATACCATCTTCACACCTTTTTGTAGAACTAGCATGGTAAACGGCAGCCTatggaacaacaacaaaagttCGGTGAATGAATATGAACCTGATCATTTCTATTCTAACTAATCTACATGATAATAATATATGACCACAAGTGCATGATATAAAGCCAAAGAGAGACGATGCTATAATGAGGGGGGGAAAGGGACCAATCAACTGCCATTTggataaaactataaaatagaaaaatgtaTACATCATCCAAATTTTGTATGCATGTGTTAGAATGTCATTGTTGGGCCTCCATAATTAACCACTATGGTTTCTAAATGGAAAGGTTGCCAAGTAGTGCATTGAATTGAAAGCCGCTACAAAGTCAAAAAATGCATGTGTGAAACAAAAGAGTAAAGAAACAGACTGTTAATTAACCACATCAAATCTCAAATATTTCATTAGCCGCAACTAAATCAACAGCTAGCCTTTGCAGTTCATATGTTGCAACATCCTTAAAATTGGAGTTTCTTAGTACAGTTGCATTCAAATTTCGCATATTTGCCTACTTTAGAATGTCTCGTCACTTAAGTAAACCACAATTCCACAAAGCACAAATAATTCCAAGCCAGAATAATACCATCATATTCTCATTGCAAGGGCTTCTTAGATTCCAAAACATGATAAATTATTCAACTCCATTAAAGAAGAGTCAAAACCTTTCTCTTTAACCAGACGAACGAAGAATATAGCAAAAGTTTAAGGGCCACTCATAATTTTCTAACAGTGGGCCAGCATTGTTTCACAACCAATGCTCCCATTTCCTTTTTATCAAATTCCCCTACCATTTCAAAGAAGTCTAAAAGTAAAACTATGAGCGAAAAGGTCAAAAAAGAGCGCTATAATGCACGGAATACTATTTTGAAGCATACCCCCATCAAAAATTCTAAGGTAGCGATTAGCGAATGCAAGATATTTAGGCTACCGACTAGAGAGACACAAATGCAAGGACTCAAATGTACCAAATGTTctaaaaatacaattttctccAATTTTCTTCCATCATTGAAATATGATAAGTAGCCACTGATAAGATTAAACTGATTGGGTACTAAACATCCATGCTTCTGGAGAATTATCTATGATAGTTTCCAAGAGATAATTTAAATACTAAAATATCAAAAGACCAACTTCAACCCAATTTTGAAGACATGATATGTTCCAAGGGCTTACCTGTCTACAACTGATATAACATACAAGAACTGTAATGCAGCACCAATGGCAAATGTGACACCCCAGAAAAACTGTTCAGACCAGAAGCACAAAACACTAACCACAGCAAGATATGTGGTCAAAATATGCACCGAAACCTTCATCATTTGCTTGGCAGTAGAGCCAAGTAACAACAACCAAATCCATGAAAGAACTGTCCCAACTCCACCAGCAAGTGCATAAAGTGGCCAATAAGTCTCCGTTAATCCTGACTGATTCTCCAGGAATCGATTCGTAAATCTATCAATATTTAGCCTATCAGATATCTTATACCTATTCAGTCCAAGAACTGCAAGAACCAATCCTAAACCAACCAAATGAATTATAAATAATCCAGACCAGAAAACATCATGCCAATGGCGTGGAGACTCCATAGCCAGCGTTTGACCAGCATCAACGCTTATTCGACTCCTCACTACAGcctaaaatcaaaatcaagaaaacaTGAAACAGATGAGGCTATTTGACATTTACAAAACCAAGATAAGAGACAGAAACACCGGTTGATCCGAATTTAGCCATTCCgtgaaatttgaaactaatGAGATTAAAGAGTAAAAAGTGGATATAAATGCCTCAAAAAGATGCAAGTACAGAATATCATAATCAGAGTTCGAAGATAGCACAAATTGAAGATAAGCAGCAGCAGCTTATATGAATTCatcaaaatttattgaaaatataccagtcaatagaaaaacaaatgcCATCAGTAGTTAAGAAATCAAAATAGATTTGAGGTCTGAACTCCGCAACATCCTTAAACGTAAAGTATGCTTGCGATTATCAAAATGTCTATAGTTTGACACAATCGATAGCAATCTATATGAGTCGACTAAGAAGACCGAGTCATTGCGAGACAAATTGAAGTAGAATTGCACAGAACCGAGAAAAATCAACATGAAATTAAGCAATCATAGGTTAAGAAGTAGCAAAATAAAGAAGTAAGAAGACGTTGTATACAAGGACAATTGAACTGAaagcaaattttaaaaaaattacctgATCGACGGTGGCGGTGGAGGCCGAATCTGAGGAGGAGGGAGAGGAGGCGCTATTGAAGTCGTTCATGGTGTTGATTGATGGATTGATTAATCATAGAACCGAAATATCATAGCATTGTTCGGGTCAATTCGGTAGATACATCGAAATCGTGAGTCATGGCAGAGGTATAGAGAGTGGACTGAGAAGGAAAAGACGTGAGAGGCAAGGTTTACTTCAGAGGGAATGGtcaaatttagggttttttttttaaaaacacagaGGGAAAGAGACGTGTGAAAAGGAAAACTGAAACTCAACGGTTATGAGAGAGAACCATGAACCATCTCTTGCATTGACGGGGACAGAGATGCGAGCGAGCGTCCTGATTTGCAAATCAGATCTCTGGCTGGGTGAGCGAAGGACGCGCTCGTGACCGCCGTGCAATAATCTTGAACCAGAGAAGCAGAGCCGCGTGTCTTCCAAACGCTGTGCAGTTGGTTGACGGAAGAGTTGGATGACAGTGTATTGTGTATATTCATAGAACTTTCTCGAGACGGCCGACAAGTAATGTGAGCCGTATTTATTACATTGCATCCCAATTATCTGGTTTTCTTGCTTCCCCATTACTCTCGCCCACTTTTAGCTAATCTACCTTATCCACGATGATTCTCCACTGTGTAACTACTCCATCTGGCAGACTGGCACTGCCTAGTGAATCATGAGCCACATCCCACGCAAATAAAGCTACCATAGACTAGTGCAGTAGACCGAGaagggtttttctttttcttttatgagaTGATTACCGTATATGTTTTTACTcatccagaaaaaaaaaacattcatgGATTAATATAACTTCTCAGCCACCACAAGATTGGCCGTGTTCCAATATTTATTACGTTTCAAGTCAAAAacctaaaattaaaatttattttattttgataactcAAACAGAATTTTTATGGAATCGGTCAATCCGTTTATATGGTGTCAACTGGTTGAATAAGCCTCCAATTTTTAGTATAGGTCTTCCCTTTAGAGCGTTTTCGGAGAAACTTCCAAGGTTTATCACCAAAAGAGTGATGAAACATCTTAGAAGATCGAAACGTGGAGCATCATTTCTTCCAAGTTTTCCAATGTCTCTTGGGAAGTTCGAAGAGTATGAATTCTTCTGAGATTATTTGTTTGACTAGATTGAGATATTTGATACTATCTCATATTGGAAGACAAGAAGAATCCAAAAACATAGATGACCTCCTTAAAGGCAAGCACTTTACTTTCCTTAAAAGACTAACAGTCTTGTCGTCTTATGAATATTGTAAGATAAGTGTGAGTGATAAGCTCTGTGTATGATGTGTGACATCAAATAAGATACAACCATGTATGTTGAGTAGGGTTGATTGTCCCCTGGTTAGTTAAGTGCATTGTCAAGTGTCGACGTCCGGATTAACTGACGTAAACCATGGCTATAACCATGGTTGTAAATATCATGTTAACCATGGCATCAAATGTCTCAGACCCAATCAAGACGTTGAGTGGGTGTTTTGTATTGGATTGAAGTGAGTTTTCAGACCAATGTTTGCGATCGTCAGGTTCCAACTTCTAATCATATGATTGTCttatagaagaaaaagaaagcgtATTAAAGTATTATCAgagagtttaattttttttaagagagtTGAAGTAGTCTTTGCTTTAATCCATGAAATGTTGGTAATGATGTTACCAACTATGGTTCCGAGTTCCAACTATAATCTAGTTGTAAGTTGCAGAGAGACACGTGCATCCCATGTTAGAGCCTTCCATAGTTCCATGACAACTTCTAAAAAGTGATCATTTTGCAGGCTGCCCAAATATTGGGCCCCTGGCGGCCTGAACTAATTTAATTTGCtttctaatattataatttccCATTTTATTTCTAAACATTTTGTAAAGATGGTTTGAAGTAGATTCCAAAAGGAAAAGGTTTAAATAGATTCTCTTTTGTATGGGCAAAATAAACAATGACAGGTATCAAGGAAAGCtgttcattttaaaaaaaaaaaacaaaaaaaaaactgacagTGGCCATTCCAAGATCTCAAATTAGATCATCCTACACCAATAAAAGATGGTTCGATTAGCAATCGATTGaattaaacatatatgtactCAATGATCAATTTCAACTGCAAACATATTTATCGacactttcaaaaaaaaaaatcatgatacaATGATAAAGCTTAGGATTCTTGGGGCATTCTCATTTATAGCTAACATCAGATTGGGCCAATGCGATTTAGGACCCACTAGAAAATTTACTTGATTGGACATCACCTATTTAGGGCCCATTTAAAGAGTTGTACATTCAAACCCATAATTGCTGCCCAAATGGGCCAAATCACAGGGGTGACTGCAGGTGAAAACAGTAAAGCCCACggcatctttttcttttttttgaaaggagcCCAGCGGCATCTGGACCAAATAAGTACTTtgtatagaagaaaaaaaacattgcAACTTCAATCTAACGGCTATATCAACAGCAGTGGCCCCTAAATGAaaacataagaaaaataatattgataCTTGATATAGATTTTTTAACAGTTATTGGGAATAAACCCAACGAGATATTTATCCAAATCAAAACCGACACGTGTCTCCTGCTGTTGGACGTTACCAATTATCGACAACGAGGATGACGTTGGcgcaaaagcaaaacaaaatgtcCCTTCCGAGTCAACCGGTACCAGGTAATTCCTCGCCGGTAACGGTAACACTTTTCCTTCCGGGAAGTGAAACGACACCGTTGGAACCTCCACGCTGCTTATGGAAGAAAGATTATAACATGTATCAAACAAGGACAGGCCACTAGCTGACGGCAATGATTCTTTGGTGCCCGCAACGAACGCATCTCTGAGCATGTTATAAGCATCCGTTTGCAGCCGAGTCACGGCGGTGCCTGAATCAACGATGATTCCTCCATCTCCGGATTCTTCGATCCGAAATGTGGACTCGGGAATGGATAGCATATCCCCGCCTACACTGATGCCTGTTAATCCTAGGTAGTAAAATGTGTCAATTTGGCTATTACGGAGTAATGGAGCTGTAACGGCGTCAGGAGGCAGAGACGAGCCGAACTCGAGAGTTGAAGCAGAGTCTGAGTCACGGTCCACGAGGCAATAAGAGAAGGTCGAGACGTTGATCTGAGAGGGGAACGAGAGTGAGCCAGCCCCGAGTCCAAGCAAGCCAGCGGCTCCAATAAACAAGCCTTCATTGGTGTGGCCACATCCGATAGCTACATTATCAACAGAAGCCGAGCCAAGCGTGATGGTCTCCGTCGCGAAATCGCCTAGGGTGTAGGAGCCGTCACCGTAGGTTACCTGGTAGAGACAGGTACCGTTGCGGCACTCAGAATCTTCAAGAGACTTGCATTGGCTTGTATCGCAAGAGAGAGGCGAGTACGAAGAAGAGGACGTCGGCTCGAATATGGGGTCAGTTTGCTGGTAGCATTCGGCGCAGGGTGCGCACTGTAGCCAGTTGACGTCACTGCCGCTATCGAGCACCATATAAACCTGACTCGGTGGTTTACCGATTCCGAGACGGGAGAAGTACTCTCCGCTTCCCTGACTCATCCCTGACACGATGGGGCTCTTTATGTCCTCATCTTCAAAGTTTGCACTGGCGTCACTCGATTCTAGACCGGTCTTGGAAATGCCCTTGATGGCCAGATCTAGCCGAGCGTTGAGTGATCTGACTCGGGCAGAGTCTCGCTCGAGTCGAGCTAGAGTAAGTGATTTGTAATCACTGTGTGAAGTTTTCTGAATAGAAGCTCTAGAGTGTAGCAGCATTGTcatggaggaagaagaaagggaaGTGCGTTCTTCTTGGTTAAACGGCGTCACTTTGGGATTGTACGAAAGAACATTTAGAGTCTGCTGTATAGAAGCTTCAACATTCAGAGTCGTGGTAGTCTTGGAGCTCTGTTTTAACGTTCGACAGTGAAcaaatggagaagaagaagaatgaaacAAGACTAGTAGTATGCAACATAGAATCAAACTTCGACCCATCTTGAAGAATATGATAATGCTCGTGAGTCTTGGCGTGTTATATAGGGAGAGAGCGGTTGGCGTTGCAGAGACTCAACACGGGTCTGGTTcgaatattataattaaaagcAGGCAAAGAAGAGAGAAGCTTTCAATGAGAGGAGAAAAATGGTGGGGGCGAAAAAGATGGTGGAGATGCGAGATTTGAGTACaaatttaattttccttttgaGGGTAAGCTTTGTGTTTTCGTGAATTGTTTACTGTTGTGGATTAGCTGTACACTCAAGTCCTGTGGGGACCCACCTGAGAAAAAGTAGGATGAAGTCTCCGGAAAGAAAGCGTTTCATTGGTTTTTGCGTGTGGGTCAAAAGGTCAGCTTGACATGTAATCATCGCTTCTTAAAGCAAATCCGTGACTTTATGATGGATCACATGAGATTTGTGTTCATAATTGCAGCTCCATTGCAATGTAGATTGCAGCCCCCCATCCCAATTGTAGTTGTTTAGTGGGAGTTTCATCAATTGGTCAAAGAAACTCGTTTCTTTATCCCGTGTTGGGATTTGTGTAATGACCCACATGTCCGCTCGGGTTGCATAAAATAGTTACATTCCTGATTCCTGACAATCCGGGTTATCATTTAACGGAGCTCCAATGACCCAACCACTAAAGGTGGACCCATTTTCGCAAACCGAAAGGAACGAGTGATGCACTGTCCACCAGACGAGGGGATGAGACGAGGGGGGCCTGCTATGAGTACGAGCAATACAAATTCTTAACCAATATTAGtgtctcatttttttatttttaaatctctCGATTAATGTTACTGCTTaaatttgaagggaaaaaaaaaagttattgctTTCTATTTTCACAGTGGATTTCTTGAAAGAATGAGGAAATCTTTGTATGGGGTAGTTTATCGCCTTGCAATACGGCAGACAACATTTTCACCCTCAACAACAAAGAAATATAATTGTAGGGGAATAAAACCCGTGATCAGAAAATCAACTGAAATGCCAATGGAACAATGACACGTGTTGAGCACAGAGTAAAGGGGGGACGATATCAGATATTTTAACGCCAGATGAGGGCTACGGTTCGTCCACATAGGCCGAATGGACAGAATAGACCGATTGGCTAGAAGAACCAATCGGTCTAACCACTCATCCCACTAATTGCGGGATAATACCCACGATTAAAAGTAATTGGATATAAAAAATCCCGGAATTCAATGAGATAATGGGGATGGGAGGGGATTCAATTCTTAGCTTTAATTTTGGCTCCAATTCCCTCCCAAAacttatgttaaatcatgaattttctttttgaaaatgacatattagagtttaggagttaagaATTAGTGTTaagggtttagagtttaaggtttagggttaaaggtttaattttaaaatttttggggtttagagtatatgatttagggtttatagtttgaaatttagttcttagattttttttttcaaaatatattatattataacattatgaataccaaaacattcaatcacacattttaattcatgatttaatatgattttaatAGATAATTTTAGCAAGAATTGAAGCTCCCCTTATCCCGATAATGGGAGCTATAAGAAGGAGGACGGTTACACAAGGTAAGAAAAATGAAttctaaattataaaaataagattGAAAATCAGTGTCCTCGGTTACCATCATGTCCGCCGGATCTACTAACTTTTTTTAAGAGAAGAAGACTCTTATATTCTATTGAAAGACCCAATATCGAGAACCCAATGCATTAGGGGCCAAGGGAGAATTCCTATTCCAcgataattattattttctaatGTCCTTACAACGTATGTGAAAAATCCAATGAGAAATACTTGTTTTTAATGTAGGCATcgcaacctaactttcttgggtTCAATCTttagtagtagtatatatatatatatccaaaaaaaattaaatatataataatgagAATTAGGTGTATTGAAACACACACACCATTTATCATTTATGGCAAAAAGAAGGAATTTTTTAAGTGTGGGAGTTTTAGCATGGAGGCCTGATGTAGAACATCGAATGTGAAATACCATATCGGTGGTCTGTGGTTCCAAGTTGTAATATATAAGTGGGTCAAACCTAACATTAGacaaccggttttctagtggctaGTTACGGCTtcttgttgctgggcttgggccgGGATCTACATCAAAGCAGGTTTCGAAAACACGTGCCAGCCGGGGCTATCTGGTTTACTGTGCCATGTGCCGGGCCCTGCGGGGCTTATACTGGGCGTGGTAGCGGCCCAGGGGTAGCAACGGCGTGTCGTAGGGGGTGTGAATGATGTAGAACATCGAatgtgaaataccacatcggtggtCTATGGTTCCAAGttgtagtatataagtgggtcaaacctaacattggacaaccggttttctagtggctaATTAGGGCCccttgttgctgggcttgggccgGGATCTACATCAAGGTCACAGCCCTTTTACGAAATCCCCACTTAAACATTGGacaaccggttttctagtggctagttagggcccttgttgctgggcttgggccgGGATCTACATCAAGGTCACAGCCCTTTTACGAAATCCCCACTTGCGAAATATCTAATTTCGATTGAGatgatatttgaaattgaagcaaaacactttcttattatgtacaaaaaaaaatatctagTTAAATATGAACTATCAAGTATAATCTATCCAAAATGCTCAAGTATTCAAATGGACCGAATTaagatggggaaaaaaaaatataattccgGATATTATAAATTTGATTTCTATCTAACATACAAATTTTCAGTTATGATGGGATCCTAACAGTTTGTACCCTATTATCCGGATTTCTTAGTTgtacataaataatttaatgtgTATTATGTGGGACGTGTGAAGcttacgaattcacttgaataaTGTGTGTCTAACTCAACAACTACGATATCATTAGATTAGATGGAATA is part of the Tripterygium wilfordii isolate XIE 37 chromosome 7, ASM1340144v1, whole genome shotgun sequence genome and encodes:
- the LOC120002878 gene encoding CTL-like protein DDB_G0274487 isoform X2; the protein is MNDFNSASSPSSSDSASTATVDQAVVRSRISVDAGQTLAMESPRHWHDVFWLNIDRFTNRFLENQSGLTETYWPLYALAGGVGTVLSWIWLLLLGSTAKQMMKVSVHILTTYLAVVSVLCFWSEQFFWGVTFAIGAALQFLYVISVVDRLPFTMLVLQKGVKMVWSLPEAKRVVCAFMLAMLLWMGIWSFGAAGVVASSMGDGGRWWLLMVLSVSLFWTGAVLCNTVHVIVSGMVFLVLIHDGREAASMPRKSVLKSLRYALTTSFGSICYGSLFTAAIRTLRWEIRGLRSKIGKNECLLCCVDFLFNLVETLVRFFNKYAYVQIAVYGKSFNHSARDAWELFQSTGVEALVAYDCSGAVLLMGTLFGGLITGTCSGVWAWFKWSDRMLMVGSTAMLMGMVLVGMAMVIVESAVTSIYICYAEDPLLIHRWDPEFFNQLSETLHQRLQYRSSRVREVLTHSRLDGQMQETIPI
- the LOC120002878 gene encoding CTL-like protein DDB_G0274487 isoform X1, which gives rise to MNDFNSASSPSSSDSASTATVDQAVVRSRISVDAGQTLAMESPRHWHDVFWSGLFIIHLVGLGLVLAVLGLNRYKISDRLNIDRFTNRFLENQSGLTETYWPLYALAGGVGTVLSWIWLLLLGSTAKQMMKVSVHILTTYLAVVSVLCFWSEQFFWGVTFAIGAALQFLYVISVVDRLPFTMLVLQKGVKMVWSLPEAKRVVCAFMLAMLLWMGIWSFGAAGVVASSMGDGGRWWLLMVLSVSLFWTGAVLCNTVHVIVSGMVFLVLIHDGREAASMPRKSVLKSLRYALTTSFGSICYGSLFTAAIRTLRWEIRGLRSKIGKNECLLCCVDFLFNLVETLVRFFNKYAYVQIAVYGKSFNHSARDAWELFQSTGVEALVAYDCSGAVLLMGTLFGGLITGTCSGVWAWFKWSDRMLMVGSTAMLMGMVLVGMAMVIVESAVTSIYICYAEDPLLIHRWDPEFFNQLSETLHQRLQYRSSRVREVLTHSRLDGQMQETIPI
- the LOC120003137 gene encoding protein ASPARTIC PROTEASE IN GUARD CELL 1; its protein translation is MGRSLILCCILLVLFHSSSSPFVHCRTLKQSSKTTTTLNVEASIQQTLNVLSYNPKVTPFNQEERTSLSSSSMTMLLHSRASIQKTSHSDYKSLTLARLERDSARVRSLNARLDLAIKGISKTGLESSDASANFEDEDIKSPIVSGMSQGSGEYFSRLGIGKPPSQVYMVLDSGSDVNWLQCAPCAECYQQTDPIFEPTSSSSYSPLSCDTSQCKSLEDSECRNGTCLYQVTYGDGSYTLGDFATETITLGSASVDNVAIGCGHTNEGLFIGAAGLLGLGAGSLSFPSQINVSTFSYCLVDRDSDSASTLEFGSSLPPDAVTAPLLRNSQIDTFYYLGLTGISVGGDMLSIPESTFRIEESGDGGIIVDSGTAVTRLQTDAYNMLRDAFVAGTKESLPSASGLSLFDTCYNLSSISSVEVPTVSFHFPEGKVLPLPARNYLVPVDSEGTFCFAFAPTSSSLSIIGNVQQQETRVGFDLDKYLVGFIPNNC